One window of the Brevundimonas goettingensis genome contains the following:
- the rpsD gene encoding 30S ribosomal protein S4 codes for MSKRHSAKYKIDRAMGENLWGRAKSPVNKRSYGPGQHGQRRKSKVSDFGLQLKAKQKLKGYYGNLTEKQFRKTYDEAARRKGNTSENLIGLLEARLDAIVYRAKFVPTVWAARQFVNHGHVTVNGKKVNIASYRVKPDDVVAVKEASRNMALVLEAQQSSERDIPDYIEQGDRGFSVRFVRQPELADVPFAVKMEPNLVVEYYAS; via the coding sequence ATGTCCAAGCGCCACAGCGCCAAGTACAAAATCGACCGCGCCATGGGTGAAAACCTGTGGGGCCGCGCCAAGAGCCCGGTCAACAAGCGTTCGTACGGCCCCGGCCAGCACGGCCAGCGCCGCAAGTCCAAGGTCTCCGACTTCGGCCTGCAGCTGAAGGCCAAGCAGAAGCTCAAGGGCTACTACGGCAACCTGACCGAAAAGCAGTTCCGCAAGACCTATGACGAGGCTGCTCGCCGCAAGGGCAACACCTCGGAAAACCTGATCGGTCTGCTGGAAGCCCGTCTGGACGCGATCGTCTATCGCGCCAAGTTCGTCCCGACCGTCTGGGCCGCCCGTCAGTTCGTCAACCACGGCCACGTCACGGTCAACGGCAAGAAGGTGAACATCGCCTCCTACCGCGTGAAGCCGGACGACGTCGTCGCCGTCAAGGAAGCCTCGCGCAACATGGCTCTGGTGCTTGAAGCCCAGCAGTCGTCGGAACGCGACATCCCCGACTACATCGAACAGGGCGACCGCGGCTTCTCGGTCCGCTTCGTCCGTCAACCCGAACTGGCCGACGTGCCGTTCGCGGTCAAGATGGAGCCGAACCTGGTCGTCGAATACTACGCTTCGTAA
- a CDS encoding serine hydrolase domain-containing protein, protein MLRMISPTTSLAAAATLGLLALAGPAPAQTAPLPSPAAVDEEVQRLMGLTHSKGLALAVIDDGKVSLVQAWGDRNARGEPLETDTVMYGASLTKAVFAWTVMQLVDEGKIDLDTPIADYLPKPLPEYWSEDLADRYADYRGLADDPRWRTITPRILLTHSAGFSNFGFLEPDGKLKIHFDPGSRYAYSGDGLILLQFVLEQGLGLDIGAEMQRRVFDRFGMPRTGMMWRPDFAANLADGWEADGSVEPHDERSKTRAAGSMDTTIADLAKFVAAYVRRDGLTPALAAELVRPQVSIRTATQFPSFQEEMPPADQHHGLSAGLGVVTFTGPQGPGFFKGGHNDSTGNTWVCIEASRRCVLILSNDVRSEAAFPTLVRFILGETGVPYAWEYGPQPAL, encoded by the coding sequence ATGTTGCGCATGATCTCGCCGACGACGTCCCTGGCCGCCGCCGCCACGCTCGGTCTGCTGGCCCTTGCGGGGCCGGCCCCGGCACAAACCGCCCCCCTTCCCTCACCGGCCGCCGTCGACGAAGAGGTCCAGCGGTTGATGGGCCTGACCCATTCGAAAGGTCTGGCCCTGGCGGTCATCGACGACGGTAAGGTGAGCCTGGTCCAGGCCTGGGGCGACCGAAACGCCAGGGGCGAACCGCTTGAGACCGACACCGTGATGTACGGCGCCTCCCTGACCAAGGCGGTCTTCGCCTGGACCGTGATGCAGTTGGTCGACGAGGGAAAGATCGACCTCGACACACCCATCGCCGACTATCTACCCAAACCCCTGCCCGAGTACTGGAGCGAGGATCTCGCCGACCGCTACGCAGACTATCGCGGTCTGGCCGACGACCCGCGCTGGCGGACCATCACCCCGCGCATCCTGCTGACCCATTCGGCGGGCTTCTCCAACTTCGGCTTCCTGGAGCCGGACGGAAAGCTGAAGATCCATTTCGATCCGGGCAGCCGCTACGCCTATTCCGGCGACGGACTGATCCTGCTGCAGTTCGTGCTCGAACAGGGTCTGGGCCTGGACATCGGGGCCGAGATGCAGCGCCGGGTCTTCGACCGTTTCGGCATGCCCAGGACCGGGATGATGTGGCGGCCCGACTTCGCGGCCAATCTGGCTGACGGCTGGGAGGCGGACGGCTCGGTCGAGCCGCATGACGAACGCTCGAAGACCCGCGCCGCCGGGTCTATGGACACGACCATCGCAGACCTTGCGAAATTCGTCGCCGCCTATGTCCGCCGGGATGGCCTGACCCCGGCTTTGGCCGCCGAACTGGTCCGCCCCCAAGTTTCAATCAGAACTGCGACCCAGTTCCCCAGCTTTCAGGAAGAAATGCCGCCGGCCGATCAGCATCACGGCCTGTCCGCAGGCCTCGGCGTCGTGACCTTCACGGGACCTCAGGGACCGGGTTTCTTCAAGGGCGGGCACAATGACTCGACCGGCAATACCTGGGTCTGCATCGAGGCGAGCCGCCGCTGCGTCCTGATCCTGTCCAACGATGTGCGCTCGGAAGCCGCCTTCCCCACACTGGTGCGCTTCATCCTCGGCGAGACGGGCGTGCCGTATGCGTGGGAATACGGCCCCCAGCCGGCGCTCTAA
- a CDS encoding NADH:flavin oxidoreductase/NADH oxidase, giving the protein MSLLFSPLAVGPLTLKNRIIIAPMCQYSAVNGVPQPWHAQHLGKLALSGASLVIVEATGVVPEARISWADTGLWNDEQEAGFATLIQQIRTYSDTPIGIQLAHAGRKASTNPPWIERGGPAGPDKAWQTFSASAEPFRDDWHTPEALDEAGMQRVVDGFVQATGRAQRAGFDAVELHAAHGYLLTQFLSPLSNHRTDDYGGSLENRMRFPLRVAAALRDAWPRTRVLGARLNGSDWTEGGISPDEAVAFSRALHDLGYDYLHLTSGGNVATAKIPGDQPGYQVPFAEAVKAGIPEANVIAVGMIYDAHQAEQIVASGQADAVAIARAVLDDPNWPHHAASALGQPEGLPDQYARATDSTWPGYGRVHAPA; this is encoded by the coding sequence ATGAGCCTGCTTTTTTCGCCCCTCGCCGTCGGCCCCCTGACGCTGAAGAACCGCATCATCATCGCCCCGATGTGCCAGTACTCCGCCGTCAACGGCGTGCCCCAGCCCTGGCACGCCCAGCATCTGGGCAAGCTGGCCCTGTCGGGCGCGTCGCTGGTGATCGTGGAGGCGACGGGGGTCGTACCCGAGGCCCGTATCTCCTGGGCAGATACGGGCCTGTGGAATGACGAACAAGAGGCCGGCTTCGCGACCCTGATCCAGCAGATCCGCACCTATTCCGACACCCCGATCGGCATCCAGCTGGCCCATGCCGGGCGCAAGGCCTCGACCAATCCGCCGTGGATCGAGCGCGGCGGCCCCGCCGGCCCCGACAAGGCCTGGCAGACCTTTTCCGCCTCCGCCGAGCCCTTCCGCGACGACTGGCACACGCCCGAGGCGCTCGACGAGGCGGGCATGCAGCGTGTCGTCGACGGCTTCGTCCAGGCGACTGGGCGGGCTCAGCGCGCCGGCTTCGATGCGGTCGAACTGCACGCCGCCCACGGTTATCTGCTGACCCAGTTCCTGTCGCCGCTGTCGAACCACCGCACCGACGACTACGGCGGTTCGCTGGAGAACCGGATGCGCTTCCCCTTGCGGGTCGCCGCCGCCCTGCGCGACGCCTGGCCGCGCACGCGCGTTCTCGGCGCCCGCCTGAACGGTTCGGACTGGACCGAGGGCGGCATCAGCCCGGACGAGGCCGTCGCCTTCAGCCGGGCCCTGCACGATCTCGGCTACGACTATCTGCACCTGACCAGCGGCGGCAATGTCGCGACGGCGAAGATCCCCGGCGACCAGCCCGGCTATCAGGTTCCGTTCGCCGAGGCGGTGAAGGCCGGGATCCCCGAGGCCAATGTCATAGCCGTCGGCATGATCTATGACGCCCATCAGGCCGAGCAGATCGTGGCGTCCGGTCAGGCGGACGCCGTGGCCATCGCCCGGGCGGTGCTCGACGATCCGAACTGGCCGCACCACGCGGCCTCGGCGCTCGGCCAGCCCGAGGGCCTGCCGGACCAGTATGCGCGGGCGACCGACAGCACATGGCCGGGCTATGGCCGGGTCCACGCCCCGGCCTAG
- a CDS encoding UbiA family prenyltransferase translates to MSSALPDAPLPDASRNWVDAHAPEALKPWLKLGRFDRPIGIWLLLLPGWQGIALAHARYGETPGLYALWLFVGFGLGACLMRAAGCAFNDIVDRDIDAKVSRTALRPIPSGRISVKQAWAFVIGCSLISLLILLTLNLPAILLGVGSLALVAAYPFMKRITWWPQAWLGLTFNWGALMGFAAAVTVAAASFVARAAVETGAAPDALEPVWGLQDALPALLLYAGGVFWTLGYDTIYALQDIEDDAMVGVKSSARRLGSAAGRGVAIFYGLTVAGALAAGWAAGLGPLFYAAVLIYAGHLVWQVRSLRLDNATLALKLFKSNREAGFILLGAIALGTVHFA, encoded by the coding sequence ATGTCCTCCGCCCTGCCTGATGCGCCCCTTCCCGATGCAAGCCGCAACTGGGTCGACGCCCATGCGCCGGAGGCCCTGAAGCCCTGGCTGAAGCTCGGGCGTTTCGATCGCCCCATCGGCATCTGGCTGCTGCTGCTGCCCGGCTGGCAGGGGATCGCCCTGGCCCATGCCCGCTACGGCGAGACCCCGGGTCTGTATGCGCTCTGGCTGTTCGTCGGCTTCGGCCTCGGCGCCTGTCTGATGCGGGCGGCGGGCTGCGCCTTCAATGACATCGTCGACCGCGACATCGACGCAAAGGTCTCGCGCACCGCGCTCCGTCCCATCCCCTCGGGCCGGATCTCGGTGAAGCAGGCCTGGGCCTTCGTCATCGGCTGCAGCCTGATCAGCCTGCTGATCCTGCTGACCCTGAACCTGCCCGCCATCCTGCTGGGCGTCGGGTCACTGGCGCTGGTCGCGGCCTATCCCTTCATGAAGCGGATCACCTGGTGGCCCCAGGCCTGGCTGGGCCTGACCTTCAACTGGGGCGCCCTGATGGGGTTCGCCGCAGCGGTGACCGTCGCGGCCGCGAGCTTCGTCGCCAGAGCCGCTGTCGAGACAGGGGCGGCCCCCGACGCGCTTGAGCCCGTCTGGGGCCTTCAGGACGCCTTGCCGGCCCTCCTCCTCTATGCCGGGGGCGTGTTCTGGACCCTGGGCTATGACACCATCTATGCGCTTCAGGACATCGAGGACGACGCCATGGTCGGGGTGAAGTCATCGGCGCGGCGGCTGGGTTCGGCGGCCGGGCGCGGGGTGGCGATCTTCTATGGCCTGACGGTCGCGGGCGCACTCGCCGCCGGCTGGGCGGCGGGTCTGGGGCCGCTCTTCTATGCCGCCGTCCTGATCTACGCGGGCCACCTCGTCTGGCAGGTCCGCAGCCTTCGCCTCGACAACGCCACGCTTGCGCTCAAACTGTTCAAGTCGAACCGGGAAGCCGGCTTCATCCTGCTGGGCGCCATCGCGCTCGGCACCGTCCATTTCGCCTGA
- a CDS encoding DUF3298 and DUF4163 domain-containing protein, with product MTSARMIKALLLTAATAATLSACNRDKDKPAAPAPVPAATVAETPATAGAPFGYKSETPYATVELKLPQAVQTQPDLHVRLYADSVKDLKAFVEGAQADRTEAGGDQGMPAYESLITFDTPVETGKLFSLARSDYEFTGGAHGNTAYTGVLWDKAMKRPVAVSGLLKPGVALSSLDNLLCAAVNAEKKKRDPQAETVSLNPKDASGWSCPHAADTPVVLAPGTEPGKAGGLVFLVGPYQVGPYAEGAYQVPLPQAAIRSLLAPAYADEFAGSPVMPKAN from the coding sequence ATGACCTCCGCCCGGATGATCAAGGCCCTGCTGTTGACCGCCGCGACCGCAGCGACCCTGTCGGCCTGCAACCGCGATAAGGACAAGCCCGCCGCGCCCGCGCCGGTCCCGGCGGCCACCGTCGCCGAGACCCCGGCCACGGCCGGGGCGCCCTTCGGCTACAAGTCCGAGACGCCCTACGCCACGGTCGAGCTGAAGCTCCCGCAGGCGGTGCAGACCCAGCCCGATCTGCACGTCCGGCTCTATGCGGACTCGGTCAAGGATCTGAAGGCCTTCGTCGAGGGCGCCCAGGCCGACCGCACCGAGGCCGGCGGCGATCAGGGCATGCCCGCCTACGAATCCCTGATCACCTTCGACACTCCGGTCGAGACCGGCAAGCTCTTCAGCCTGGCCCGTTCGGACTATGAGTTCACCGGCGGGGCGCACGGCAATACGGCCTATACGGGCGTGCTGTGGGACAAGGCGATGAAGCGGCCGGTCGCGGTATCGGGCCTGCTCAAGCCGGGCGTGGCCCTGTCATCCCTCGACAACCTGCTGTGCGCCGCCGTCAACGCCGAGAAGAAGAAGCGCGACCCGCAGGCCGAGACCGTCAGCCTGAACCCCAAGGACGCTTCGGGCTGGAGCTGCCCGCACGCCGCCGACACCCCGGTGGTCCTGGCCCCCGGCACCGAGCCGGGCAAGGCGGGCGGCCTCGTCTTCCTCGTCGGCCCCTATCAGGTCGGCCCCTACGCTGAGGGGGCCTATCAGGTCCCGCTGCCCCAGGCCGCGATCCGCAGCCTGCTGGCCCCCGCCTATGCCGACGAGTTCGCCGGTTCTCCGGTGATGCCCAAGGCGAACTGA
- a CDS encoding polysaccharide deacetylase family protein, translated as MQMRRGWALLAVALLAVGCHQTPVPEGNVVSDAQEPWPLPPVVFRTKMDQVELGLWIDPAIQRYPTLHDDLKSDAIARLKRFGAESITERREGEMTDRAPFDMGVSWAMAGETPRLASVEGYESQYQGGNHPNHWSHSVFWDRVQGRKIAQEALFRPGSGEALRELLCRRLLSEYQRRDAYMRGESLAEFAHFNCGWGEAELSFVLAPAAYGQKAAGVVYLLAQGQGGGYAAGAFRIFVPTAALRPLLADAYADQFSENPRRP; from the coding sequence ATGCAGATGCGCAGGGGGTGGGCGCTGCTGGCCGTGGCGCTTTTGGCGGTGGGGTGTCATCAGACGCCGGTCCCGGAAGGGAACGTGGTCTCCGATGCTCAAGAGCCCTGGCCGCTCCCTCCCGTCGTTTTCAGGACGAAGATGGATCAGGTCGAGCTCGGTCTGTGGATTGACCCGGCGATCCAACGCTATCCAACCCTCCACGATGATCTGAAGAGCGACGCCATCGCCCGGCTGAAGCGCTTTGGCGCAGAATCGATCACCGAACGGCGTGAAGGCGAGATGACGGACAGGGCTCCGTTCGACATGGGCGTCAGCTGGGCCATGGCCGGCGAAACCCCTCGTCTGGCCAGTGTCGAAGGCTATGAAAGCCAGTATCAGGGCGGAAACCACCCCAATCACTGGAGCCACTCGGTCTTCTGGGACCGGGTGCAGGGACGCAAAATCGCTCAAGAGGCCTTGTTCCGTCCCGGCTCCGGAGAGGCCTTGCGTGAGCTGCTATGTCGTCGGCTGCTTTCAGAATACCAACGCCGGGACGCCTATATGCGCGGCGAGTCTCTTGCCGAGTTCGCTCATTTCAACTGCGGGTGGGGTGAGGCTGAGCTTTCCTTCGTTCTGGCGCCTGCCGCGTACGGGCAGAAGGCGGCCGGGGTTGTCTATCTGCTGGCGCAGGGACAGGGCGGTGGCTATGCGGCTGGCGCCTTCCGCATCTTCGTGCCGACGGCGGCGCTGAGGCCCTTGCTGGCCGACGCATACGCCGACCAGTTCAGCGAGAACCCGCGCCGCCCCTGA
- a CDS encoding alpha/beta fold hydrolase, whose protein sequence is MFFLHNRGGVNLRAIAVASAAALIIGCGIAAGHALAAEPAAAQSAPFTSDRLSVEVIGSGPDVILIPGLASSREVWRPLATRLSATHRVHLVQLSGFAGQAWSHGDGAFVAPEVEELARYIRAARLDRPAVIGHSMGGLSGLLLAQAHPELVGRLMSVDSLPFFSAMYGPQVTAAQARPFADQAAAGILSVDEATFRTQQVQTAAGLVRDPATRALVVDWSMASDRHALAAAMKDVMTTDARPGLAAMTTPVTALYASDADGGAPAAMADGLWTHEYAALPGVKLIRVDGSRHFIMTDQPVRFDALVDEFLK, encoded by the coding sequence ATGTTCTTCCTGCATAATCGCGGGGGCGTGAACCTGCGCGCCATCGCCGTCGCCTCGGCCGCCGCCCTCATCATCGGCTGCGGGATCGCCGCCGGCCACGCGCTCGCCGCTGAGCCTGCCGCTGCACAATCAGCCCCCTTCACTTCCGACCGGCTGTCGGTCGAGGTGATCGGATCGGGCCCCGACGTCATCCTGATCCCCGGCCTCGCCTCCTCGCGCGAGGTCTGGCGGCCGCTGGCGACACGGCTCTCGGCGACCCACCGGGTGCATCTGGTCCAGCTGTCCGGCTTCGCGGGCCAGGCCTGGAGCCACGGCGACGGCGCCTTCGTCGCGCCGGAAGTCGAGGAACTGGCCCGCTATATCCGCGCCGCCCGCCTCGACCGCCCCGCCGTCATCGGCCATTCCATGGGCGGCCTGTCGGGCCTGCTGTTGGCCCAAGCCCATCCCGAGCTGGTCGGGCGGCTGATGAGCGTGGACTCCCTGCCCTTCTTCAGCGCCATGTACGGGCCGCAGGTCACTGCCGCACAGGCCCGTCCCTTCGCCGATCAGGCCGCCGCCGGCATCCTGTCGGTCGACGAGGCGACCTTCCGCACCCAGCAGGTCCAGACGGCCGCCGGCCTCGTTCGTGATCCCGCGACGCGCGCCCTCGTCGTCGACTGGTCCATGGCCAGCGACCGCCACGCCCTGGCTGCGGCGATGAAGGACGTCATGACCACCGACGCCCGGCCGGGTCTGGCCGCCATGACCACGCCGGTCACCGCCCTCTATGCCTCCGACGCCGACGGCGGCGCCCCGGCCGCCATGGCCGACGGCCTGTGGACGCACGAATACGCCGCCCTGCCGGGCGTGAAGCTGATCCGCGTGGACGGCAGCCGCCACTTCATCATGACCGACCAGCCCGTACGCTTCGACGCGCTGGTGGACGAGTTCCTGAAATAG
- a CDS encoding helix-turn-helix transcriptional regulator, whose protein sequence is MKNRLKLLRVARGWTQEQLGQELGVSRQAVNALETEKHDPSLDLAYRIAVLFARPVEDIFENPHG, encoded by the coding sequence ATGAAGAACCGGCTCAAGCTTCTGCGCGTCGCGCGCGGCTGGACCCAGGAACAGCTGGGTCAGGAGCTCGGGGTCTCGCGTCAGGCCGTCAACGCGCTCGAGACCGAGAAACACGACCCCTCACTCGACCTCGCCTACCGGATCGCCGTCCTGTTCGCCCGGCCGGTCGAGGATATCTTCGAAAACCCGCACGGCTGA
- a CDS encoding fatty acid desaturase family protein, giving the protein MSAAPRVSPSDLFTPQEWAPFQSRSVWKGPLLVAHAWGVIALAVVAGVVWPVLIPVCVMIIGTRQLGLAILMHEAAHGALAKDLKLNDWFGHWLCAVPIGASLNAYRPYHLSHHRFAQQPEDPDLMLSAPFPVTPASLRRKMFRDLTGQTFFKQRVLLPIAMARKAKAEAAGSSSPTRGSPNKDAAHDYDSIVTGRSVLPFLLVNLAMLAGFVAAGVWWAWFALWLLPMATWFSLVTRLRNIAEHACVEGSATDPYRAARTTRASWWERAFIAPYWVNFHAEHHLFMHVPCWSLPHLHREIGKRPQARGMEVAPGYLTVLRRAASREAVD; this is encoded by the coding sequence ATGTCAGCCGCACCCCGCGTCTCGCCGTCGGATCTTTTCACGCCGCAGGAGTGGGCGCCGTTTCAGTCGCGCTCGGTCTGGAAGGGGCCGCTGCTGGTCGCCCATGCCTGGGGCGTCATCGCCCTGGCCGTCGTCGCTGGCGTGGTCTGGCCCGTGCTGATCCCGGTCTGCGTCATGATCATCGGCACGCGCCAGCTGGGTCTGGCCATCCTGATGCATGAGGCGGCGCACGGGGCGTTGGCCAAGGATCTGAAGCTCAACGACTGGTTCGGGCACTGGCTGTGCGCCGTGCCGATCGGGGCGTCGCTGAACGCCTACCGGCCCTACCATCTGTCGCACCACCGCTTCGCCCAACAGCCTGAGGACCCGGATCTGATGCTGTCGGCGCCGTTTCCGGTGACGCCGGCGTCTCTGCGGCGGAAGATGTTCCGCGACCTGACCGGCCAGACCTTCTTCAAGCAGCGGGTGCTGCTGCCCATCGCCATGGCGCGGAAGGCGAAGGCCGAGGCTGCGGGCTCAAGTAGCCCGACGCGCGGTAGCCCGAACAAGGATGCGGCGCATGATTATGATTCCATCGTCACGGGCCGATCCGTCCTGCCGTTCCTGCTGGTGAACCTGGCGATGCTGGCCGGCTTCGTCGCGGCGGGGGTCTGGTGGGCGTGGTTCGCCCTGTGGCTGCTGCCGATGGCGACCTGGTTCTCGCTCGTGACGCGGTTGAGGAACATTGCCGAGCACGCCTGCGTCGAGGGCTCGGCGACAGACCCCTACCGCGCCGCCCGGACCACCCGCGCCAGCTGGTGGGAGCGCGCCTTCATCGCCCCCTACTGGGTCAATTTCCACGCCGAGCATCACCTGTTCATGCACGTCCCGTGCTGGAGCCTGCCCCACCTGCACCGCGAGATCGGCAAGCGTCCGCAGGCAAGGGGGATGGAGGTGGCGCCGGGCTATCTGACCGTGCTCCGCCGGGCAGCGTCGCGCGAGGCGGTCGATTGA
- a CDS encoding polysaccharide deacetylase family protein yields MRVAGLVCGLWLLASAAPVAAQTERTVALTFDDLPYAGEVASGPGPGPGPGLSSVEVAALNAKLLDGLRAHRAPAMGFVVEKTLRALSAGDSDAVLDGWTREGFELGNHTWSHADSNRLSLDEIEAEIVRGEASIRPVMARVGKPLRYLRMPMNHTGDTAEKREGVEALAARHGYALAASTIDTSDYVFEAAYQRALGQGDGVCAARIADAYVAYSAVEIDYYAGLNVRVLGRAPAEVALLHVNRINVDTLDRLLGLYAARGYRFVSLSQAQSDPAYGRPATYATRFGPMWGYRWARELGVRVNGAEEAEPPAWVVAYGEAAGTPCLAPTA; encoded by the coding sequence TTGAGGGTTGCCGGTCTCGTCTGTGGTCTCTGGCTGCTAGCCTCGGCCGCGCCGGTCGCCGCCCAGACGGAGCGAACGGTCGCCCTGACCTTCGACGACCTTCCCTATGCCGGAGAGGTGGCGAGCGGCCCCGGCCCCGGCCCCGGCCCCGGCTTGAGTTCGGTCGAGGTCGCAGCCCTGAATGCGAAACTGCTCGACGGCCTGCGCGCGCACCGGGCCCCGGCGATGGGCTTCGTCGTGGAGAAGACGCTGCGAGCCCTCTCCGCCGGGGATAGCGACGCCGTGCTCGACGGCTGGACCCGGGAGGGGTTCGAGCTGGGCAACCACACCTGGAGCCACGCCGATTCCAACCGGCTGTCTCTCGACGAGATCGAAGCGGAGATCGTTCGCGGCGAGGCCTCGATCCGGCCGGTGATGGCGCGCGTCGGAAAGCCGCTGCGCTACCTGCGAATGCCCATGAACCACACCGGCGACACCGCCGAAAAGCGCGAGGGCGTCGAAGCCCTGGCGGCGCGCCATGGCTATGCGCTCGCGGCCTCGACCATCGACACCTCCGACTATGTGTTCGAGGCGGCCTATCAGCGCGCGCTCGGGCAGGGGGATGGAGTCTGCGCCGCCCGTATCGCTGACGCCTACGTCGCCTACAGCGCCGTGGAGATCGACTACTACGCCGGTCTGAACGTCAGGGTCTTGGGGCGGGCGCCGGCTGAAGTGGCCCTGCTTCACGTCAACCGGATCAACGTCGACACGCTTGATCGACTGCTGGGCCTGTATGCCGCGCGTGGATACCGGTTCGTCTCCTTGAGCCAGGCGCAGAGCGATCCCGCCTATGGCCGGCCGGCGACCTATGCGACCCGATTCGGACCGATGTGGGGGTATCGCTGGGCGCGTGAACTGGGCGTACGCGTCAACGGGGCGGAGGAGGCGGAACCGCCGGCCTGGGTGGTTGCCTATGGCGAGGCGGCGGGGACGCCATGCCTCGCGCCGACGGCCTGA
- the map gene encoding type I methionyl aminopeptidase: protein MTKTPAEVELMAEAGALLASVFAYLDEQPLAGMSTLQVNDLVEAFIVDKLRARPASKGQYGFAFALNSSRNAVVCHGVPSPDDILKDGDIVNFDITLEKHGFIADSSKTYLIGNVAAPARKLVKATYEAMWKGIWAVRPGATLGDIGFAIEQHAKRHGYSVVRDFCGHGIGREMHEAPQVLHFGRPGHGMTLREGMVFTIEPMLNQGRRTIRTEDDGWTVVTTDGKLSAQFEHTVAVTKDGVRVLTLRAEERAAA from the coding sequence ATGACCAAGACCCCGGCCGAGGTCGAGCTGATGGCCGAGGCGGGCGCCCTGCTCGCCTCCGTCTTCGCGTATCTGGACGAACAGCCGCTGGCGGGCATGAGTACGCTTCAGGTCAATGATCTGGTCGAGGCCTTCATCGTCGACAAGCTGCGCGCCCGCCCGGCGTCCAAGGGCCAGTACGGTTTCGCCTTCGCGCTGAACAGCTCGCGCAATGCGGTCGTCTGCCATGGCGTGCCGTCGCCGGACGACATCCTGAAGGACGGCGACATCGTCAATTTCGACATCACGCTGGAGAAACACGGCTTCATCGCCGACTCGTCCAAGACCTATCTGATCGGGAACGTCGCCGCCCCGGCGCGCAAACTGGTCAAGGCCACCTATGAGGCCATGTGGAAGGGCATCTGGGCGGTCCGGCCCGGCGCGACGCTGGGCGACATCGGCTTCGCCATCGAACAGCACGCCAAACGCCACGGCTATTCGGTCGTGCGCGATTTCTGCGGCCACGGCATCGGGCGCGAGATGCACGAGGCGCCGCAGGTGCTGCATTTCGGCCGGCCGGGCCACGGCATGACCCTGCGCGAAGGCATGGTCTTCACCATCGAGCCCATGCTCAACCAGGGCCGCCGCACGATCCGCACCGAGGACGACGGCTGGACCGTGGTCACCACCGACGGCAAGCTTTCCGCCCAGTTCGAGCATACGGTCGCGGTGACGAAGGACGGGGTGCGGGTCCTGACCCTGCGCGCCGAGGAGCGGGCGGCGGCCTGA
- a CDS encoding TA system antitoxin ParD family protein, which produces MGIVNIEDELHEQLRRAARAACRSTNGQAAFWIKIGMLCELNPGLTFQELVARELKAAGVEPTAEAA; this is translated from the coding sequence TTGGGCATCGTCAACATCGAGGATGAGCTGCACGAGCAGCTGCGCCGCGCCGCCAGGGCCGCCTGCCGCTCGACCAATGGCCAGGCCGCCTTCTGGATCAAGATCGGCATGCTGTGCGAGCTCAACCCCGGCCTGACCTTCCAAGAGTTGGTCGCGCGCGAGCTGAAGGCGGCGGGCGTCGAACCGACCGCCGAAGCGGCATGA
- a CDS encoding class I SAM-dependent methyltransferase, with protein MTRITDPEAFILANTRLQIVPHTPEISLWLADEITPIWRMTEEELGEIGLPPPFWAFAWSGGQGLARWILDNPAEVAGKRVVDFATGSGLVGVAAMQAGAAEVLCADIDPFCGAAVRLNARANGVALNFTDVDLLDGPPPGADVICAGDVCYEKPMTERVLAWLAKARANGSRVLIGDPHRTYFPKEGLEFLAEYRVPTTRELEDFEIKRSSVWAMP; from the coding sequence ATGACCCGCATCACCGATCCCGAGGCCTTCATCCTGGCCAACACCCGGCTGCAGATCGTGCCGCACACGCCGGAGATTTCCCTGTGGCTGGCGGATGAGATCACCCCGATCTGGCGTATGACCGAGGAGGAGCTGGGCGAGATCGGCCTGCCGCCGCCGTTCTGGGCCTTCGCCTGGTCGGGCGGGCAGGGACTGGCGCGCTGGATCCTCGACAACCCGGCCGAGGTGGCGGGCAAGCGTGTGGTCGACTTCGCCACCGGTTCGGGGCTGGTCGGCGTAGCGGCGATGCAGGCAGGCGCCGCCGAGGTGCTATGCGCCGACATCGACCCCTTCTGTGGCGCGGCGGTCAGGCTGAACGCCCGGGCCAACGGGGTCGCCCTGAACTTCACCGACGTCGATCTGCTGGATGGACCGCCGCCCGGAGCCGACGTCATCTGCGCCGGCGACGTCTGCTACGAAAAGCCGATGACGGAACGGGTCCTGGCCTGGCTGGCGAAAGCGCGCGCGAACGGGTCGCGCGTCCTGATCGGCGACCCGCACCGGACCTATTTCCCGAAGGAAGGGCTGGAGTTCCTCGCCGAATACCGGGTGCCGACGACGCGCGAGCTCGAGGATTTCGAGATCAAGCGGTCCAGCGTCTGGGCCATGCCCTAG